From the Streptomyces sp. NBC_01216 genome, the window ACCAGGACAGCCACAACCCGTTCGACGAGCGGCAGCGCCACCTCTCCACGATCCGGCTGCTGGCCAAGCTGCCGACGATCGCGGCGTACGCCTACAAGAAGTCGATCGGCCACCCCTTCGTCTACCCGCGCAACGACCTCGGGTACGTCGAGAACTTCCTGCGCATGACCTTCTCGGTCCCCGCCCAGGAGTACGAGCTGGACCCGGTCGTGGTCTCGGCGCTCGACAAGCTGCTGATCCTGCACGCGGACCACGAGCAGAACTGTTCGACCTCCACGGTGCGTCTGGTCGGCTCCTCGCAGGCGAACATGTTCGCTTCGATCTCGGCCGGCATCTCGGCCCTCTGGGGCCCGCTGCACGGCGGCGCCAACCAGTCGGTCCTGGAGATGCTCGAGGGCATCCAGGCCAACGGCGGCGACGTCGACTCCTTCATCAACAAGGTGAAGAACAAGGAGGACGGCGTCCGCCTGATGGGCTTCGGCCACCGGGTGTACAAGTCCTTCGACCCGCGCGCCAAGATCATCAAGGCTGCCGCGCACGACGTTCTCTCCGCGCTCGGCAAGTCCGACGAGCTGCTGGACATCGCGCTCAAGCTGGAGGAGCACGCGCTCTCCGACGACTACTTCGTCTCGCGTAACCTCTACCCCAACGTGGACTTCTACACGGGCCTGATCTACCGCGCGATGGGCTTCCCGACCGAGATGTTCACCGTGCTGTTCGCGCTCGGCCGTCTCCCGGGCTGGATCGCCCAGTGGCACGAGATGATCAAGGAGCCCGGTTCCCGCATCGGACGTCCGCGCCAGATCTACACCGGCGAGGTCCTGCGCGACTTCGTCCCGGTCGAGGGCCGCTGAGGAACGCGATTCCCGCAGGCGCCGCCGGGTGGTACCCGACGGCGCCCCGGAGGGCCGCCGAACGAAAAGCGCCCCGCCACCGATCCCCCCACGGGTCGGCGAGCGGGGCGCTTCCCATATCCCCGGTGCGGATTCCCCCCACGGGATCCGGGCCGGGCGCCTGCCGGTGTCAGCAGAGGCTTCGTGGGACTGCGCGGTCTGCCGGGGTACGTACGGGAGGGCCGCTCAAAGCTCCCCGAGCACGTGCCCCGGCCAACGCTTGCCTGGAACGTCCCCCAAGACATTCCATGAACGTCCCCCAAGACGTTCTTGGCATCGCCCACTTAGACTCGCGAACGGCCCGAATGGTTACCCCCAAATATCTGTGATCTAGGTCTCTTTGTGAAGGTCCTGTGCGTCACGTGTAGGTGAATTCACGTGAAGCGCCGCAGGCGCAGGCTGTTCGTCACCACGAAAACGGACGAGAAGGCCATCGTCAGGCCCGCGATCATGGGGTTGAGCAGTCCGGCGGCCGCCAACGGCAGGGCCGCGACGTTGTATCCG encodes:
- a CDS encoding citrate synthase, which encodes MSDNSVVLRYADGEYTYPVVESTVGDKGFDIGKLRAQTGLVTLDSGYGNTAAYKSAVTYLDGEQGVLRYRGYPIEQLAERSTFLEVAYLLINGELPKVDELSTFKNEITQHTLLHEDVKRFFDGFPRDAHPMAMLSSVVSALSTFYQDSHNPFDERQRHLSTIRLLAKLPTIAAYAYKKSIGHPFVYPRNDLGYVENFLRMTFSVPAQEYELDPVVVSALDKLLILHADHEQNCSTSTVRLVGSSQANMFASISAGISALWGPLHGGANQSVLEMLEGIQANGGDVDSFINKVKNKEDGVRLMGFGHRVYKSFDPRAKIIKAAAHDVLSALGKSDELLDIALKLEEHALSDDYFVSRNLYPNVDFYTGLIYRAMGFPTEMFTVLFALGRLPGWIAQWHEMIKEPGSRIGRPRQIYTGEVLRDFVPVEGR